In Phaseolus vulgaris cultivar G19833 chromosome 3, P. vulgaris v2.0, whole genome shotgun sequence, the sequence AAAGAACATTTCCAAAGATATAGAAATTGAGAAGGTAAACATAGACCAGGCAATTTCCTTATACAGGAGAACCCTGAGGGCCAAAGAGTTGTATCCATTAGACATGGATAGTATTTTGAAGGAGAATCTCAGCTTGGGCACCTGGGTGAGTTATTACAAAGAGGGAGGCTTACTCAACTTACAGAGAAAGGAAGAGAGTGAAGACATTATTACCAACGAAATCACAAGCTCATGGATCATCTTTAGCATATGGAATACTTATGAGGCTTATAAGCTTCAACTTAAAAAGTCTCAGCCACTTAGGTTTCTTCACACAACTTTAAATCATGCAAGAGACAAAATTTTCCCTTGTCTGAGAATGTCGGTGAGTGACTCACTCTGCAGACCCTTTGGGTTTCTCTTCCTCTATGGGCTCCACGGAGAGGGAGAGAACCTTGGGGAGCTAATGGAATTCATATGGAGGTTCACATCAAGGATGGGAGAAAGTTTGAAGGACTGCAGAGTGGTTATAACCGAGCTAGGGTTTGGGGATCCACTTGTAAACCATGTCCCTCAAACAGCTTCTATGTCGTGTATCGATGATATTTGGTACACCAAAAGAATTTCAAGCCACGGTGACGAAAAGGATGATGAACTGCTGATTAAGAGACAAATCGGGAATGTGTTTGTTGACCCTAGAGATTTTTAGGTGAATAACTTTTTCTCGGCTACTTTTGTTGATGTATCTATAAGAATGCTTCTAGCATCATGATCTCAGCATATTTGAGAATTATGTATACCATTGACTTCATCTCTTAGTTGAAGGACTACATTTATGATTAACATCAATTCATCATGTCCCCttcttttctttactttttCCGTCTTTTCTTTCTCCAACCCAGATAGACGAATCATTGATGCAACAGTTTTATATCTCAAAAGATGGACTTAAATTTGTTGTTTATCATTCATTGGTTGaacataaaagaaaatcaaaatacCTGCATGCTTTTCTTGGAATTTACGATGCAAGCTTTAAAACAGAATGCTCCTACTTCAGGAATCGATCGTGGTTCATGGCTGAACTTTAAAGATACCCAGTTCCCTGTTTCAAATAACAgtcttttttttcaaatttttattattacactagtatatatgtgtgtgtaaaAGGTACTGTTTATTACTATTCAACAGCATTACCCTCATATGGAATCATAGAGTTACTTGTAAAGGTAAGAGTGGTGCGATTTGCTTATCTAATCTTTGGTGACCCTAGTAATTCAAATCAGTTGAAATTGAGCATATGCACTGCACTATGCTGATGCAACAGTTCAAGGTATAGCAGATCTACTGAGAGAAATATTTGCATAAGGAAAGTATAAACATTCATCGTAATTTGGGCGGATTTGAGTGGTAGTGGGAAAGAAAGACAAGTAAAGAAAATAAGATAGAAATAATtaagatgaaaaataaaatgggAGAtgcataaatataattattcttTAGTTACATATATTTACTTGTATATTGGCTGTAGagtttaaaagataaaaattatataaaactatAATAAGTATTTGTTTATACCATTAATTAATTAGTAATACTTTTTAACATgactattataaaattaataaactttGTGATAATTATTCATTGATtgacaatataaaaaaattatattttaaatgtataCATGTTATCTActctgaaataaataaattttaatgcatatatatatagtaaattaactttaaataattactactacataaatatttttttcttactttaagataatattatattatttattaattaaattaatggtTCTGTACATAGCGTACCCAAaaatcttgattttttttatctt encodes:
- the LOC137805855 gene encoding probable N-acetyltransferase HLS1-like — translated: MVDTFSVESRVHIREFDEDRDVKVVGKLERKCEIGTKKGVSIFTNMMGDPLSRIRFYPLHVMLVAELLESKELVGVVRGCIKSMRTPSESLLKIGCILGLRVSPSHRRKGIGLKLVTSVEEWMLRNGAEYALLATEKKNDASRNLFTNKCKYVSLSSSLFIFVHPISFPAKNISKDIEIEKVNIDQAISLYRRTLRAKELYPLDMDSILKENLSLGTWVSYYKEGGLLNLQRKEESEDIITNEITSSWIIFSIWNTYEAYKLQLKKSQPLRFLHTTLNHARDKIFPCLRMSVSDSLCRPFGFLFLYGLHGEGENLGELMEFIWRFTSRMGESLKDCRVVITELGFGDPLVNHVPQTASMSCIDDIWYTKRISSHGDEKDDELLIKRQIGNVFVDPRDF